Genomic DNA from Synechococcales cyanobacterium T60_A2020_003:
ATGTCATACCACAATTGAATCTGTTGAATCCCTACTTATATAGATGACTCCACCAGCCGCTAAATCCTAAGTTCAACCCTAGGGAACAGAGTTATAAGAATTCCCCGCAATTCTGCATCCGTGTTCCTGATGAGCCGTTTATAAATCAAAAGTCATTAAGATCAGGGTTAATTCATGCTCTGTCTGACGACCTTTCCATTTTGGCTTTGGATGGTTATCCCCAAGCGGTTAAGGCCTGAAAGCTAAGTCTTTCTTCTTTGTTTCGCTAATCGGGCGATCGCCATTCCCCCTTAAACCCAAATTTTTACCCATCAATACCGCATGGAATCTGGCAGTCAACCTGATATCCCTCATAAACAATCGTCCCAACGATTCGCCCACATTATCGGCACCCTCATTGCCTTGCTCACCCTTGCCGTCCCCCTACTCACCATCGCGTATTTTTCCTCTACCCCAACGGAGTCCTGGCAATCTCCGGTTTACCGTGTCCTGCCTCGTGACTAAACAGAATCGGTCATTGGGTCGCTGATCAAATGCAGAGGTGTTGACCGTCTCCCCTTACAATGCTTAACGGGGGATTATCCTGGTGTGCAGTTGCACCGGGCGAGTGTCCCCAGTCTATAGTATTGATGACGTTGGAGATGTAGTTGTGGATTTATCACGTATCCCTGCCCAGCCCAAACCTGGGGTGATCAATGTACTGATTGAAATTCCTGCCGGAAGCAAGAATAAGTACGAATTTGACAAAGATCTAAACGCATTTGCCCTCGATCGCGTGTTGTATGCGTCAGTACAGTACCCCTACGATTACGGGTTTATCCCCAATACCCTAGCCGATGACGGTGATCCCTTGGACGGCATGGTAATCATGGATCAGCCGACATTTCCTGGATGTGTGATTGCGGCTCGGCCCATCGGGATGCTGGAAATGGTGGACGGGGGCGATCGCGATGAAAAACTGCTCTGCGTTCCTGTGAAAGATCCCCGTTACGAGCAAGTGCAGTCCCTCAGCGACATCGCCCCCCATCGCTTAGAGGAAATTGCTGAATTCTTTAGAACATATAAGAATCTTGAGAAAAAGGTGACTGAAATCTTAGGGTGGAAAGACGTTGAACACGTTGCGCCCCTCGTTGAAACCTGCATCAAGGCAGCAAAGTAGTTAGACCTGACTGAGATCTGACATCAATGGGCGAATTTTTGCGGGTGAGGCTTGCGAAAATTCGCCTAACTATTGAGATGCGGGTACGCTGCACGGCTCAAACCAGCGTTTGATTCTGTCGAGCGATTGCTATCCGCGATCGCGCGCAATGTTTTGAGATTCGCATTGTAATTTTCCCGAAACCTAAATTCAGATTGGTATAAACAAAGAAGAGATTGTACTCCCAGTTTGTGACCCGACAGGAATGGGATGCCATTGGTGTAAAACGTTTTAGATCGTAGTATCCAGGTGATACGGTTCGCAATGCCTTACCGCTGGTACGATGTAACGATCATGAGGCGATCGCATTCTCAGTCCTGTGTCGTAGATATCGGCAGACTCCCGGAGAATGACTATAATTCTGGGTAGTATTTAGAAACCTCTACCGTAAGGCACGTGCACCTTAACATGTTCATGGGTAGGATTGTTGACAAAGAAAGGGTTGGTTAGATTGACGATGTCAGGCTTAGAGCAACCAGCATCTTCTTGTTCTGAATCTATTTCTTCCCCAGAGGGCGATCGCTTCATCGTCCGTTTTTGGGGTGTTCGGGGCAGTATCCCTACGCCTAGCCCGGATACCATCCGCTACGGTGGCAATACAGCATGTGTCGAGATGCAAGTTGGCCACCATCTCCTCATCTTTGATGGCGGAACGGGACTGCACATGCTGGGCAAGCATTTACTGAATCGACAGCCGATTGAGGCCCATCTCTTCTTCACCCACACCCACTGGGATCGAATTCAGGGCTTTCCCTTTTTCATTCCTGCCTTTATGGAAGGCAACACGTTCCATATTTACGGAGCCGTTGGCTTAAACGGAGCCTCTATCAAGCAGCGTCTTTCCGATCAAATGCTGCGCCCTAATTTTCCCGTACCCTTGCAGGTGATGCAGTCTAATCTGACGTTTCACAACATCACACCGGGTTCGGTGATTAATCTAGACGATATTACGGTTGAAACCATCTCCCTAAACCAGCCCAATAGCGCCCTTGGTTATCGCGTTAGTTGGCAAGGATGCTCCGTTGTATACGCCACAGACACAGAGCACAATCCAGACAAGCTCGATCAAAATTTGCTGTATTTGGCCGATCGCGCCGATCTATTGATCTATGATGCTGCCTATGCCGATCATGCGTACTATAATCTGGCTGCAGACCCTGGTTCTCACGATATGGAAGCTTGGCATGCAGGTGTCAAGGTAGGCATGACGGCTAAAGTACGCGAAATTCTCCTGTTTCACCACAATCCAGAGCATGACGATGATTTCCTGGATGCCACAGAACGGGAAGTACAAAGTACATTTTCCAACGTGCGGTTAGCGCGAGAAGGAATGGTATTGGACGTAAAAGCGATTCAAGACCCCGCCTGCTGATACCACCATCCCCGCATTGGAATGCTTGTTTCTCGTCCTAGATTGGGCATACTGAGATATGAATTCTCTACCGAATCACGTTGCAAGGAGGGTATGAATATGAAGCCTGACATGACCTCATGGAACCCGTTGCGTGGTCAAATCCTACGATTTTGGCGATCGCTCTTGGTTGCCCTTGCATGGACATTCATCAGTTGGCTAACCGTTGGAGGAATGCCAGCCCAGGCAGCCAACCCGGACCATGTAGCTCAGCTTTTAGAAACAAAATCCTGTCCGGGATGCGATTTGGAAGACGCTGATCTGCGGGGAGTTAACTTGCGCGACAGTAACTTAGAAGGTGCAAACCTCAAAGGCGCGTACCTTATGGCCACCAATCTCCGCCATGCTAATCTCAAAGGGGCAAACCTTGACTCCGCTCGGATGTATGCCGCGATCCTTACGGATGCGGACTTAACTAATGCCTCCACCCAATCGACCTTGCTTGGCAGTGCGAAAATCTGCCATACGCGCACCCCTGGGGGAACACTATCAAACCGTGACTGCGATAGCTATGCAGGATAGAGACACACTGAACCAAGCGCTACAGGACGAGGACCTGACAAAGTCTTCCATCCCTGTCTCCGCGTGATAGCGTTAAGGTTATTCTGGCTCCGATGAAGACGGCGGGATGCGTTGGCGATAGTAACTTCGTCGCCGAATCAGGAAGTCTGGAATATCCAACGTGTTGAAGCGGGGTGTCGGTGAGGCCGTAGGTGATAAGTCATCATCGTGCTCAGGCATCAGTGCGGATTGAATTGCCATGAGTAATTCTGAAAGTGCTGGATTCAGCTCAACGCCCGAATCCGGATCGGACAGGGAAAGGGGTAAAACTCGTTCCAACAGTTCTTGGAGCTGTCCCAGGCTGCGCTGATTGTGAAGATAGCGCTCTTTCCAATGTTGAATCGCGGCTTCGTATTCACCGGCCTGTTTCGTTTGCCTTAAAATCTCTTCCTGCATTTCAGCAATCTGCTGCTGCGTTTCATGAGTACGCGTTTGATAGCGCTGCAGGTCGGTTTCAAGTTCCAGACACCGTTGCTGCCATCGAGCTTGCGTACCCGTCTGCCGAGATAGCTGAAGCTCAAGCTCTTCAATCTGAGCCTGTAATTTGGCGATGGTCTGTTGCGGACTAAACGGCTCAAACTCCTGCGGTACCGATTGAGATGCACTCAGGGGCAGCAATTCTGCGATGAAGGCTTGCGTGTCTGGCAAGGTATTCGGTTCTGGGCGACATCTGCCCTCTTCTGGAGGCGAAGCCACTGCTTTTGTGTCATGGCGGAGCGATCGCACTTGGTAGGACGCGGCATCAAGTTCCATCTGGAGGCGCACAAGTTGGGCGTGACTGGTTAACAGCTCGGCTTCTAAGGACAGAATTTGCCGCTCGCGCTGATCGAGTGCCGCTTGCAGTTTGCTCGTTTCCCGATCTAGACGTTGTGCATGGGTTACGGCATCCGCTTGACTATTGACTTGGCATTCTTGAAGTTGGGCGATTATCTGATCCTGCTGAGCAGCGATCGCCTTCATCACACCGACCACTTCCTGGAGGAGGCCATGGTGTTCGTTGACATCGTCCTGCAGCGTAGCACTCTCAAGTACACGCTGCTGCTGCTGGAGTTGCATCTGCAACCGAGCGATCGCCTTCTGCTGAATGCTTGCAAATTCCTCGGTCATTGCAAGCTGGCTTTCTAAAATGCCCTGGTCACGAACCTTGACTCTCAGCTCCTCGATGCACAGCAACGCCTGATCCAGGGCTTGCTCCAAGTGGTATATACGAGCAACTCGATCTTCATCTAGCTCTCGAAGCTGCATCAATTCTCGCTGTAGCGTCGCGTAATCCATCGCCTCATCAGTATCGATTGAGCAGTTACCGTCCTCCTGCTGGATCGAATGTTCACCGGAGGGGTGTCGGTTTTGCAGTGCAGATTGATCGTGCAATTCTGGCTGCGACACTCAGAACCTCCTAAAAACGATGCCATTGCGATTACAATGCGTTGGGCGAGCCGTTACCTGTTACACGCACGATGCGATCGCGCATTCGCCCCTCAATCATATCCCGCTATTCCGCTAAAGGTAGCACATCCCCCCTAATCACACAAAAACCTGAAACCGTCCTCCAACTCCGCCAAATGGCGGAAACTTTGGATGAAATCTAAATGCCAGGTCTATCATTTCAATAAGTCCATCCTGCGATGGGCTCATATTTTCTTAATTATTTTTTGTTCTGGATTAACCCATATCTTCAGTAGAGGTCACCGTGGCTTTACATGCAGAATTACATCGCCATTTGGGCGGTTCGGTCGTTCCCCGCGTGTTGTGGCGATACTTTCAACGCACTCCATCATCTGAACTATCTGAACGGTTTCCGCACTATGCAGAGTTTGAAGCCTTCTACACTCGTCCACGCAACACGCTGGATGAGTATTTGGAACTTCATACCTTGGTGGAGGGCGTACAAACCGCAGAGGCACTCCCCTACTTTGTGTATCGATTAATGCGGGGAGCCTACATTTTCGAGAATTTGGCGTATTTAGAACTGCGGTACACGCCGTTCCTGCGGACACCAGAGTATTTAAGCCAGACTGAACGGATCGATCAAATGGCTAACATTGTTGAAATTGTCGGCAAGGCCAGCCAAATTGGCGAGTATCCAATTGTGATGAGCCAAATTC
This window encodes:
- a CDS encoding inorganic diphosphatase, which translates into the protein MDLSRIPAQPKPGVINVLIEIPAGSKNKYEFDKDLNAFALDRVLYASVQYPYDYGFIPNTLADDGDPLDGMVIMDQPTFPGCVIAARPIGMLEMVDGGDRDEKLLCVPVKDPRYEQVQSLSDIAPHRLEEIAEFFRTYKNLEKKVTEILGWKDVEHVAPLVETCIKAAK
- a CDS encoding MBL fold metallo-hydrolase — protein: MSGLEQPASSCSESISSPEGDRFIVRFWGVRGSIPTPSPDTIRYGGNTACVEMQVGHHLLIFDGGTGLHMLGKHLLNRQPIEAHLFFTHTHWDRIQGFPFFIPAFMEGNTFHIYGAVGLNGASIKQRLSDQMLRPNFPVPLQVMQSNLTFHNITPGSVINLDDITVETISLNQPNSALGYRVSWQGCSVVYATDTEHNPDKLDQNLLYLADRADLLIYDAAYADHAYYNLAADPGSHDMEAWHAGVKVGMTAKVREILLFHHNPEHDDDFLDATEREVQSTFSNVRLAREGMVLDVKAIQDPAC
- a CDS encoding pentapeptide repeat-containing protein codes for the protein MPAQAANPDHVAQLLETKSCPGCDLEDADLRGVNLRDSNLEGANLKGAYLMATNLRHANLKGANLDSARMYAAILTDADLTNASTQSTLLGSAKICHTRTPGGTLSNRDCDSYAG